A genomic segment from Vicinamibacterales bacterium encodes:
- a CDS encoding TIR domain-containing protein produces MAKKDTKQRERKADKKAEEKGVYFKQADFPQNSLQQAQKIASALVDNFAGKSGSPPDVALAIGISPTSSAWRTLTGSSIAYGLTEGGVNAGSIGLSALGRRLVAPEEEGEDLAARRQAILKPRIAREFFERYRRAKFPTDVIAGNVLKSLGVPPERVEAALDIVKTNGRYAGIIRETPTGPFINLDSPGVPAPTATPALPDPDVDDAAVDQGANGFVVASEGNPAPPVLVAPALVSPAFDAKANRVFISHGKQKAIAIQIKELLAFGNFEPVVSVEREATAIPVPEKVFEDMRSCGAGVLHVGAEGKYLDRDGNEHTKINDNVLIEVGAAMALYGRKVILLVEKGVALPSNLQGLYRCDYEGDRLDYDSTMKLLKTFSQFR; encoded by the coding sequence ATGGCGAAGAAAGACACCAAGCAGCGTGAGCGCAAGGCCGACAAGAAGGCCGAAGAGAAAGGTGTCTACTTCAAACAGGCTGACTTTCCACAGAACAGCCTCCAGCAGGCCCAGAAGATTGCGTCGGCCCTTGTCGACAACTTCGCGGGAAAGAGCGGATCGCCGCCCGATGTAGCACTGGCGATCGGGATTAGTCCCACGAGCAGTGCGTGGAGAACCTTGACCGGTAGCTCGATTGCCTATGGCTTGACCGAAGGCGGTGTTAATGCAGGCTCGATTGGCCTGTCCGCGCTCGGGCGTCGGCTCGTCGCGCCAGAAGAGGAAGGCGAGGACCTCGCCGCAAGACGTCAGGCCATTCTGAAGCCGCGGATTGCACGGGAGTTTTTCGAGCGCTACCGCCGGGCCAAGTTCCCGACTGACGTGATTGCCGGGAACGTCCTAAAGTCATTGGGAGTGCCTCCGGAGCGGGTTGAGGCGGCTCTCGATATTGTCAAAACGAATGGCCGATATGCCGGCATCATTCGCGAAACGCCGACTGGTCCATTTATTAACCTCGACTCCCCTGGTGTGCCTGCGCCTACGGCTACCCCAGCGCTGCCTGACCCGGATGTGGATGACGCGGCGGTAGACCAAGGCGCCAACGGCTTCGTGGTGGCATCAGAGGGCAATCCTGCGCCGCCCGTGCTTGTGGCCCCGGCCCTAGTGTCCCCGGCTTTCGATGCCAAGGCCAACCGTGTGTTCATCTCCCATGGCAAGCAAAAGGCAATCGCCATTCAAATTAAGGAACTACTGGCCTTTGGCAACTTTGAGCCCGTTGTGTCCGTGGAGCGAGAAGCGACGGCCATACCGGTGCCCGAAAAGGTCTTCGAGGACATGCGCTCATGCGGAGCCGGTGTCCTCCATGTTGGTGCTGAGGGCAAGTACCTCGACCGTGACGGTAACGAACACACAAAGATCAACGACAATGTCCTCATCGAGGTTGGTGCCGCGATGGCTCTGTACGGTCGCAAGGTGATCCTGCTCGTCGAGAAGGGCGTTGCCCTGCCGTCTAACCTGCAAGGTCTCTACAGGTGCGACTACGAGGGCGACCGCCTGGACTACGACTCGACGATGAAACTGCTGAAGACGTTCAGCCAATTTCGATAG